The Puntigrus tetrazona isolate hp1 chromosome 23, ASM1883169v1, whole genome shotgun sequence genome has a segment encoding these proteins:
- the LOC122328838 gene encoding NACHT, LRR and PYD domains-containing protein 12-like isoform X3 — MLKRTVISLVKNELKRFKKLLSPDYPQCSEVEEEEDEGQSGVRDAVLKLTLHVLRKMNQADLAYTLQTKLTPMSHQVLKSSLRAKYNRIHEGISLHGKTTFLHEIYTELYITEGESGGVSIQHEIRRIETTSWTPETLEAPIKCNDIFKSLTGQNKPTRTVLTKGVAGIGKTIAVQKFILDWAEGKENQDIHFIFPLPFKELNLMKEKNISLMELLNQFFTELRLQNCDEYTTMFILDGLDECRLPLDFQNNDILSNVTESASVDVLLTNLIKGNLLPSALLWITSRPAAANQIPPECVDQVTEVRGFNDPQKDEYFMKRISDQSLASRIITHIKSSRSLYIMCHIPVFCWISATVLQRMLREAESAEIPKTLTQMFTHFLIYQIKQRSQKYQDSTEVDLKQTTESIFSLGKLAFQQLEKGNLIFYEEDLRECGIDVKEVSVYSGLCTQIFREEFGLYLGKVYSFVHLSFQEYLAALFKFLSLILRPTKHFKLFSSTMTDLLKREVDRALESENGHLDLYLRFLLGLSLESNQCLIQGLLTHTGNVCLINTQKLIKHVKEKIKDNPSPEKSINLFHCLNELNDHSLVQEVQAYLKETGPRGLSGVKLSPAQWSALGFVLLNSEEELNEFKISKYDQSEECLLRLLPVVKASRKAELCDSNLTEKSCLALAPVISSNSSCLTKLDISNNNLLDSGVKLLCVGLKNPQCKLETLQLSNCCITEDGCAALASALRRNLSHLRKLNLSDNTIGNTGVNLLSDLLEDPQCKLSKLYLRNCSIGEEGCAAVASALTLNPSHLRVLNLGMNKPENSGLKMLFHLLENQNCKLEKLQLSESSIREAGFYLLVSALKSNPSHMRELDLSANEPGDAGVRVLSDLLKDPHCKLKTLQLSNCTIGEEGCASLALALRSNPSYLREFDISSNKPQDSGIKLLSDLLEDPQCKLQKLTLRNCSIEEKGCSALASALKSNPSHMREFDLSSNNPQDSGMKLVSSLLEDPQCKLEKLMLRNCSIEEEGCSALALALRSNPSHLRELDLSLNKPRNSVKLLSDLLEDTNCKLSLKL; from the exons ATGCTTAAGCGCACAGTCATTTCTCTGGTTAAAAATGAACTAAAGAggtttaagaaactgctgagtCCAGATTACCCACAATGCTCTGAGgtagaggaagaggaggatgaaggcCAGAGCGGTGTCAGAGATGCAGTTCTGAAGCTCACACTGCACGTCCTGAGAAAGATGAACCAGGCAGACCTTGCCTACACATTACAGACCA AACTGACCCCCATGAGTCATCAAGTACTGAAATCCAGCCTAAGGGCAAAATATAATAGAATTCATGAAGGAATTTCACTGCATGGAAAAACAACTTTTCTGCACGAGATCTACACAGAGCTTTACATTACAGAAGGAGAGAGTGGAGGGGTCAGTATTCAACATGAGATCAGAAGGATTGAGACAACGTCCTGGACACCAGAGACACTGGAAGCACCAATCAAATGTAATGACATCTTTAAATCCTTAACAGGACAAAACAAGCCCACCAGAACTGTACTGACTAAAGGAGTTGCAGGAATTGGAAAAACAATCGCTGTACAGAAATTCATTTTAGACTGGGCcgaaggaaaagaaaatcagGACATTCACTTcatatttccacttcctttcaAGGAGCTCAATTtgatgaaagagaaaaatattagTCTGATGGAGCTTCTGAATCAGTTTTTCACAGAGTTAAGATTACAAAATTGTGATGAATATACAACTATGTTCATATTGGATGGCCTGGACGAGTGTCGACTTCCTCTGGATTTCCAGAACAATGATATTTTAAGTAATGTGACAGAATCAGCCTCAGTGGATGTTCTCCTGACGAACCTGATCAAGGGGAATCTGCTTCCTTCAGCTCTCCTCTGGATCACCTCtcgaccagcagcagccaatcagatccctccTGAGTGTGTTGACCAGGTCACAGAAGTGCGAGGATTCAATGACCCTCAGAAAGATGAATATTTCATGAAGAGAATAAGTGATCAGAGTCTGGCCAGTCGAATCATCACACACATCAAATCATCAAGGAGTTTatacatcatgtgccacatcccagtcttctgctggatttCGGCCACTGTTTTGCAGAGAATGTTGCGTGAAGCAGAGAGTGCAGAGATTCCCAAGACTCTCACTCAAATGTTCACACACTTCCTGATCTATCAGATCAAACAAAGAAGCCAGAAGTACCAAGACAGCACTGAAGTAGATCTTAAGCAGACAACAGAGAGCATATTTTCCCTAGGAAAACTTGCTTTTCAACAACTAGAAAAGGGCAACTTGATCTTCTATGAGGAAGACCTCAGAGAATGTGGCATTGATGTCAAAGAAGTGTCAGTGTATTCAGGACTGTGTactcagatcttcagagaggagtTTGGACTGTACTTGGGGAAGGTGTACAGCTTCGTACATCTGAGCTTTCAGGAGTATCTTGCTGCTTTATTCAAGTTTCTTTCCCTAATCCTAAGACCTACGAagcattttaaactatttagcTCCACAATGACTGATTTGCTAAAAAGAGAAGTGGACAGAGCCTTGGAGAGTGAGAATGGACACCTGGACCTCTACCTTCGCTTCCTTCTGGGCCTCTCTTTAGAGTCAAATCAGTGTCTTATACAAGGCCTACTGACGCATACGGGGAATGTATGCTTAATAAACAcgcaaaaattaattaaacatgtcAAGGAGAAGATAAAGGATAATCCCTCTCCAGAgaaatccatcaatctgttccactgtctgaatgaactgaatGATCATTCTCTAGTGCAGGAAGTCCAAGCATACCTGAAGGAAACAGGTCCCAGAGGTCTCTCTGGAGTTAAACTTTCTCCTGCTCAGTGGTCAGCTCTGGGATTTGTGTTGCTCAACTCAGAAGAGGAGCTAAATGAGTTTAAGATAAGTAAATATGATCAATCAGAAGAATGTCTTCTGAGACTGCTGCCAGTGGTCAAAGCCTCTAGAAAAGCTGA GCTGTGTGACTCTAATCTGACAGAGAAGAGCTGTTTAGCACTGGCCCCAGTCATTAGCTCAAACTCATCATGTCTAACAAAGCTGGATATAAGCAATAACAACCTGctggattcaggagtgaagctgctctgcgTTGGACTAAAGAATCCACAATGTAAACTGGAGACATTACA GTTGTCAAACTGCTGTATTACAGAGGATGGTTGCGCTGCTTTGGCTTCAGCACTGAGAAGAAATCTCTCACACCTGAGAAAGCTGAATCTTAGTGATAACACAATAGGAAACACTGGAGTAAATCTCCTGTCTGATCTGCTGGAGGACCCACAGTGCAAACTGAGCAAGCTATA CCTTCGTAACTGCAGTATTGGAGAGGAAGGTTGTGCTGCTGTAGCTTCAGCTCTAACATTAAACCCCTCACACCTTAGAGTACTCAACCTCGGTATGAATAAACCAGAAAATTCAGGGTTAAAGATGCTCTTTCATCTACTGGAAAATCAAAACTGCAAACTGGAGAAGCTACA gTTGTCTGAAAGCAGCATTAGAGAAGCAGGATTTTATCTTCTGGTatcagctctgaaatcaaaccccTCACATATGAGAGAACTAGATCTGAGTGCAAATGAACCAGGTGATGCAGGAGTGAGGGTGCTCTCTGATCTACTGAAGGATCCACACTGTAAACTTAAGACATTACA ACTATCTAACTGTACTATTGGGGAGGAAGGCTGTGCTTCTCTGGCTTTAGCTTTGAGATCAAACCCTTCGTACCTGAGGGAGTTTGACATCAGCTCAAACAAACCTCAAGATTCAGGAATAAAGCTGCTTTCCGATCTACTGGAGGATCCACAATGTAAACTACAGAAACTGAC gTTGCGTAACTGCAGTATTGAAGAGAAAGGTTGTTctgctctggcttcagctctaAAATCAAACCCTTCACACATGAGAGAGTTTGATCTCAGCTCAAACAACCCTCAAGACTCAGGAATGAAGCTTGTATCCAGTCTACTAGAGGATCCACAGTGTAAACTAGAGAAACTAAT GTTGCGTAACTGTAGTATTGAAGAGGAAGGTTGTTCTGCTCTGGCTTTGGCTTTGAGATCAAACCCCTCTCACCTGAGAGAACTAGACCTGAGCTTGAATAAACCTAGAAACTCAGTAAAACTCTTGTCTGATCTACTGGAGGATACAAATTGCAAACTGTCCCTAAA aCTCTAG
- the LOC122328838 gene encoding NACHT, LRR and PYD domains-containing protein 3-like isoform X1 — translation MTSRFRISLKHKTKSSKSSIQKRSSQSDRSGVSLKSDQSKDPDINFKERKSFAESDKKDVPLYSSKKHKNAVFKMLKRTVISLVKNELKRFKKLLSPDYPQCSEVEEEEDEGQSGVRDAVLKLTLHVLRKMNQADLAYTLQTKLTPMSHQVLKSSLRAKYNRIHEGISLHGKTTFLHEIYTELYITEGESGGVSIQHEIRRIETTSWTPETLEAPIKCNDIFKSLTGQNKPTRTVLTKGVAGIGKTIAVQKFILDWAEGKENQDIHFIFPLPFKELNLMKEKNISLMELLNQFFTELRLQNCDEYTTMFILDGLDECRLPLDFQNNDILSNVTESASVDVLLTNLIKGNLLPSALLWITSRPAAANQIPPECVDQVTEVRGFNDPQKDEYFMKRISDQSLASRIITHIKSSRSLYIMCHIPVFCWISATVLQRMLREAESAEIPKTLTQMFTHFLIYQIKQRSQKYQDSTEVDLKQTTESIFSLGKLAFQQLEKGNLIFYEEDLRECGIDVKEVSVYSGLCTQIFREEFGLYLGKVYSFVHLSFQEYLAALFKFLSLILRPTKHFKLFSSTMTDLLKREVDRALESENGHLDLYLRFLLGLSLESNQCLIQGLLTHTGNVCLINTQKLIKHVKEKIKDNPSPEKSINLFHCLNELNDHSLVQEVQAYLKETGPRGLSGVKLSPAQWSALGFVLLNSEEELNEFKISKYDQSEECLLRLLPVVKASRKAELCDSNLTEKSCLALAPVISSNSSCLTKLDISNNNLLDSGVKLLCVGLKNPQCKLETLQLSNCCITEDGCAALASALRRNLSHLRKLNLSDNTIGNTGVNLLSDLLEDPQCKLSKLYLRNCSIGEEGCAAVASALTLNPSHLRVLNLGMNKPENSGLKMLFHLLENQNCKLEKLQLSESSIREAGFYLLVSALKSNPSHMRELDLSANEPGDAGVRVLSDLLKDPHCKLKTLQLSNCTIGEEGCASLALALRSNPSYLREFDISSNKPQDSGIKLLSDLLEDPQCKLQKLTLRNCSIEEKGCSALASALKSNPSHMREFDLSSNNPQDSGMKLVSSLLEDPQCKLEKLMLRNCSIEEEGCSALALALRSNPSHLRELDLSLNKPRNSVKLLSDLLEDTNCKLSLKL, via the exons ATGACTTCCAGATTTAGGATTTCACtgaaacataaaactaaatctTCAAAGAG TTCAATTCAGAAGAGATCATCCCAATCTGACCGCAGCGGTGTGTCTTTAAAGAGTGACCAGTCAAAAGATCCTGATATTAATTTCAAAGAGAGAAAGTCTTTTGCTGAGAG TGACAAAAAGGATGTGCCTCTCTACTCAAGTAAAAAACACAAGAATGCAGTCTTTAAG ATGCTTAAGCGCACAGTCATTTCTCTGGTTAAAAATGAACTAAAGAggtttaagaaactgctgagtCCAGATTACCCACAATGCTCTGAGgtagaggaagaggaggatgaaggcCAGAGCGGTGTCAGAGATGCAGTTCTGAAGCTCACACTGCACGTCCTGAGAAAGATGAACCAGGCAGACCTTGCCTACACATTACAGACCA AACTGACCCCCATGAGTCATCAAGTACTGAAATCCAGCCTAAGGGCAAAATATAATAGAATTCATGAAGGAATTTCACTGCATGGAAAAACAACTTTTCTGCACGAGATCTACACAGAGCTTTACATTACAGAAGGAGAGAGTGGAGGGGTCAGTATTCAACATGAGATCAGAAGGATTGAGACAACGTCCTGGACACCAGAGACACTGGAAGCACCAATCAAATGTAATGACATCTTTAAATCCTTAACAGGACAAAACAAGCCCACCAGAACTGTACTGACTAAAGGAGTTGCAGGAATTGGAAAAACAATCGCTGTACAGAAATTCATTTTAGACTGGGCcgaaggaaaagaaaatcagGACATTCACTTcatatttccacttcctttcaAGGAGCTCAATTtgatgaaagagaaaaatattagTCTGATGGAGCTTCTGAATCAGTTTTTCACAGAGTTAAGATTACAAAATTGTGATGAATATACAACTATGTTCATATTGGATGGCCTGGACGAGTGTCGACTTCCTCTGGATTTCCAGAACAATGATATTTTAAGTAATGTGACAGAATCAGCCTCAGTGGATGTTCTCCTGACGAACCTGATCAAGGGGAATCTGCTTCCTTCAGCTCTCCTCTGGATCACCTCtcgaccagcagcagccaatcagatccctccTGAGTGTGTTGACCAGGTCACAGAAGTGCGAGGATTCAATGACCCTCAGAAAGATGAATATTTCATGAAGAGAATAAGTGATCAGAGTCTGGCCAGTCGAATCATCACACACATCAAATCATCAAGGAGTTTatacatcatgtgccacatcccagtcttctgctggatttCGGCCACTGTTTTGCAGAGAATGTTGCGTGAAGCAGAGAGTGCAGAGATTCCCAAGACTCTCACTCAAATGTTCACACACTTCCTGATCTATCAGATCAAACAAAGAAGCCAGAAGTACCAAGACAGCACTGAAGTAGATCTTAAGCAGACAACAGAGAGCATATTTTCCCTAGGAAAACTTGCTTTTCAACAACTAGAAAAGGGCAACTTGATCTTCTATGAGGAAGACCTCAGAGAATGTGGCATTGATGTCAAAGAAGTGTCAGTGTATTCAGGACTGTGTactcagatcttcagagaggagtTTGGACTGTACTTGGGGAAGGTGTACAGCTTCGTACATCTGAGCTTTCAGGAGTATCTTGCTGCTTTATTCAAGTTTCTTTCCCTAATCCTAAGACCTACGAagcattttaaactatttagcTCCACAATGACTGATTTGCTAAAAAGAGAAGTGGACAGAGCCTTGGAGAGTGAGAATGGACACCTGGACCTCTACCTTCGCTTCCTTCTGGGCCTCTCTTTAGAGTCAAATCAGTGTCTTATACAAGGCCTACTGACGCATACGGGGAATGTATGCTTAATAAACAcgcaaaaattaattaaacatgtcAAGGAGAAGATAAAGGATAATCCCTCTCCAGAgaaatccatcaatctgttccactgtctgaatgaactgaatGATCATTCTCTAGTGCAGGAAGTCCAAGCATACCTGAAGGAAACAGGTCCCAGAGGTCTCTCTGGAGTTAAACTTTCTCCTGCTCAGTGGTCAGCTCTGGGATTTGTGTTGCTCAACTCAGAAGAGGAGCTAAATGAGTTTAAGATAAGTAAATATGATCAATCAGAAGAATGTCTTCTGAGACTGCTGCCAGTGGTCAAAGCCTCTAGAAAAGCTGA GCTGTGTGACTCTAATCTGACAGAGAAGAGCTGTTTAGCACTGGCCCCAGTCATTAGCTCAAACTCATCATGTCTAACAAAGCTGGATATAAGCAATAACAACCTGctggattcaggagtgaagctgctctgcgTTGGACTAAAGAATCCACAATGTAAACTGGAGACATTACA GTTGTCAAACTGCTGTATTACAGAGGATGGTTGCGCTGCTTTGGCTTCAGCACTGAGAAGAAATCTCTCACACCTGAGAAAGCTGAATCTTAGTGATAACACAATAGGAAACACTGGAGTAAATCTCCTGTCTGATCTGCTGGAGGACCCACAGTGCAAACTGAGCAAGCTATA CCTTCGTAACTGCAGTATTGGAGAGGAAGGTTGTGCTGCTGTAGCTTCAGCTCTAACATTAAACCCCTCACACCTTAGAGTACTCAACCTCGGTATGAATAAACCAGAAAATTCAGGGTTAAAGATGCTCTTTCATCTACTGGAAAATCAAAACTGCAAACTGGAGAAGCTACA gTTGTCTGAAAGCAGCATTAGAGAAGCAGGATTTTATCTTCTGGTatcagctctgaaatcaaaccccTCACATATGAGAGAACTAGATCTGAGTGCAAATGAACCAGGTGATGCAGGAGTGAGGGTGCTCTCTGATCTACTGAAGGATCCACACTGTAAACTTAAGACATTACA ACTATCTAACTGTACTATTGGGGAGGAAGGCTGTGCTTCTCTGGCTTTAGCTTTGAGATCAAACCCTTCGTACCTGAGGGAGTTTGACATCAGCTCAAACAAACCTCAAGATTCAGGAATAAAGCTGCTTTCCGATCTACTGGAGGATCCACAATGTAAACTACAGAAACTGAC gTTGCGTAACTGCAGTATTGAAGAGAAAGGTTGTTctgctctggcttcagctctaAAATCAAACCCTTCACACATGAGAGAGTTTGATCTCAGCTCAAACAACCCTCAAGACTCAGGAATGAAGCTTGTATCCAGTCTACTAGAGGATCCACAGTGTAAACTAGAGAAACTAAT GTTGCGTAACTGTAGTATTGAAGAGGAAGGTTGTTCTGCTCTGGCTTTGGCTTTGAGATCAAACCCCTCTCACCTGAGAGAACTAGACCTGAGCTTGAATAAACCTAGAAACTCAGTAAAACTCTTGTCTGATCTACTGGAGGATACAAATTGCAAACTGTCCCTAAA aCTCTAG
- the LOC122328838 gene encoding NACHT, LRR and PYD domains-containing protein 3-like isoform X2 has translation MDDTSTVNSIQKRSSQSDRSGVSLKSDQSKDPDINFKERKSFAESDKKDVPLYSSKKHKNAVFKMLKRTVISLVKNELKRFKKLLSPDYPQCSEVEEEEDEGQSGVRDAVLKLTLHVLRKMNQADLAYTLQTKLTPMSHQVLKSSLRAKYNRIHEGISLHGKTTFLHEIYTELYITEGESGGVSIQHEIRRIETTSWTPETLEAPIKCNDIFKSLTGQNKPTRTVLTKGVAGIGKTIAVQKFILDWAEGKENQDIHFIFPLPFKELNLMKEKNISLMELLNQFFTELRLQNCDEYTTMFILDGLDECRLPLDFQNNDILSNVTESASVDVLLTNLIKGNLLPSALLWITSRPAAANQIPPECVDQVTEVRGFNDPQKDEYFMKRISDQSLASRIITHIKSSRSLYIMCHIPVFCWISATVLQRMLREAESAEIPKTLTQMFTHFLIYQIKQRSQKYQDSTEVDLKQTTESIFSLGKLAFQQLEKGNLIFYEEDLRECGIDVKEVSVYSGLCTQIFREEFGLYLGKVYSFVHLSFQEYLAALFKFLSLILRPTKHFKLFSSTMTDLLKREVDRALESENGHLDLYLRFLLGLSLESNQCLIQGLLTHTGNVCLINTQKLIKHVKEKIKDNPSPEKSINLFHCLNELNDHSLVQEVQAYLKETGPRGLSGVKLSPAQWSALGFVLLNSEEELNEFKISKYDQSEECLLRLLPVVKASRKAELCDSNLTEKSCLALAPVISSNSSCLTKLDISNNNLLDSGVKLLCVGLKNPQCKLETLQLSNCCITEDGCAALASALRRNLSHLRKLNLSDNTIGNTGVNLLSDLLEDPQCKLSKLYLRNCSIGEEGCAAVASALTLNPSHLRVLNLGMNKPENSGLKMLFHLLENQNCKLEKLQLSESSIREAGFYLLVSALKSNPSHMRELDLSANEPGDAGVRVLSDLLKDPHCKLKTLQLSNCTIGEEGCASLALALRSNPSYLREFDISSNKPQDSGIKLLSDLLEDPQCKLQKLTLRNCSIEEKGCSALASALKSNPSHMREFDLSSNNPQDSGMKLVSSLLEDPQCKLEKLMLRNCSIEEEGCSALALALRSNPSHLRELDLSLNKPRNSVKLLSDLLEDTNCKLSLKL, from the exons atggatgatacaAGTACAGTAAA TTCAATTCAGAAGAGATCATCCCAATCTGACCGCAGCGGTGTGTCTTTAAAGAGTGACCAGTCAAAAGATCCTGATATTAATTTCAAAGAGAGAAAGTCTTTTGCTGAGAG TGACAAAAAGGATGTGCCTCTCTACTCAAGTAAAAAACACAAGAATGCAGTCTTTAAG ATGCTTAAGCGCACAGTCATTTCTCTGGTTAAAAATGAACTAAAGAggtttaagaaactgctgagtCCAGATTACCCACAATGCTCTGAGgtagaggaagaggaggatgaaggcCAGAGCGGTGTCAGAGATGCAGTTCTGAAGCTCACACTGCACGTCCTGAGAAAGATGAACCAGGCAGACCTTGCCTACACATTACAGACCA AACTGACCCCCATGAGTCATCAAGTACTGAAATCCAGCCTAAGGGCAAAATATAATAGAATTCATGAAGGAATTTCACTGCATGGAAAAACAACTTTTCTGCACGAGATCTACACAGAGCTTTACATTACAGAAGGAGAGAGTGGAGGGGTCAGTATTCAACATGAGATCAGAAGGATTGAGACAACGTCCTGGACACCAGAGACACTGGAAGCACCAATCAAATGTAATGACATCTTTAAATCCTTAACAGGACAAAACAAGCCCACCAGAACTGTACTGACTAAAGGAGTTGCAGGAATTGGAAAAACAATCGCTGTACAGAAATTCATTTTAGACTGGGCcgaaggaaaagaaaatcagGACATTCACTTcatatttccacttcctttcaAGGAGCTCAATTtgatgaaagagaaaaatattagTCTGATGGAGCTTCTGAATCAGTTTTTCACAGAGTTAAGATTACAAAATTGTGATGAATATACAACTATGTTCATATTGGATGGCCTGGACGAGTGTCGACTTCCTCTGGATTTCCAGAACAATGATATTTTAAGTAATGTGACAGAATCAGCCTCAGTGGATGTTCTCCTGACGAACCTGATCAAGGGGAATCTGCTTCCTTCAGCTCTCCTCTGGATCACCTCtcgaccagcagcagccaatcagatccctccTGAGTGTGTTGACCAGGTCACAGAAGTGCGAGGATTCAATGACCCTCAGAAAGATGAATATTTCATGAAGAGAATAAGTGATCAGAGTCTGGCCAGTCGAATCATCACACACATCAAATCATCAAGGAGTTTatacatcatgtgccacatcccagtcttctgctggatttCGGCCACTGTTTTGCAGAGAATGTTGCGTGAAGCAGAGAGTGCAGAGATTCCCAAGACTCTCACTCAAATGTTCACACACTTCCTGATCTATCAGATCAAACAAAGAAGCCAGAAGTACCAAGACAGCACTGAAGTAGATCTTAAGCAGACAACAGAGAGCATATTTTCCCTAGGAAAACTTGCTTTTCAACAACTAGAAAAGGGCAACTTGATCTTCTATGAGGAAGACCTCAGAGAATGTGGCATTGATGTCAAAGAAGTGTCAGTGTATTCAGGACTGTGTactcagatcttcagagaggagtTTGGACTGTACTTGGGGAAGGTGTACAGCTTCGTACATCTGAGCTTTCAGGAGTATCTTGCTGCTTTATTCAAGTTTCTTTCCCTAATCCTAAGACCTACGAagcattttaaactatttagcTCCACAATGACTGATTTGCTAAAAAGAGAAGTGGACAGAGCCTTGGAGAGTGAGAATGGACACCTGGACCTCTACCTTCGCTTCCTTCTGGGCCTCTCTTTAGAGTCAAATCAGTGTCTTATACAAGGCCTACTGACGCATACGGGGAATGTATGCTTAATAAACAcgcaaaaattaattaaacatgtcAAGGAGAAGATAAAGGATAATCCCTCTCCAGAgaaatccatcaatctgttccactgtctgaatgaactgaatGATCATTCTCTAGTGCAGGAAGTCCAAGCATACCTGAAGGAAACAGGTCCCAGAGGTCTCTCTGGAGTTAAACTTTCTCCTGCTCAGTGGTCAGCTCTGGGATTTGTGTTGCTCAACTCAGAAGAGGAGCTAAATGAGTTTAAGATAAGTAAATATGATCAATCAGAAGAATGTCTTCTGAGACTGCTGCCAGTGGTCAAAGCCTCTAGAAAAGCTGA GCTGTGTGACTCTAATCTGACAGAGAAGAGCTGTTTAGCACTGGCCCCAGTCATTAGCTCAAACTCATCATGTCTAACAAAGCTGGATATAAGCAATAACAACCTGctggattcaggagtgaagctgctctgcgTTGGACTAAAGAATCCACAATGTAAACTGGAGACATTACA GTTGTCAAACTGCTGTATTACAGAGGATGGTTGCGCTGCTTTGGCTTCAGCACTGAGAAGAAATCTCTCACACCTGAGAAAGCTGAATCTTAGTGATAACACAATAGGAAACACTGGAGTAAATCTCCTGTCTGATCTGCTGGAGGACCCACAGTGCAAACTGAGCAAGCTATA CCTTCGTAACTGCAGTATTGGAGAGGAAGGTTGTGCTGCTGTAGCTTCAGCTCTAACATTAAACCCCTCACACCTTAGAGTACTCAACCTCGGTATGAATAAACCAGAAAATTCAGGGTTAAAGATGCTCTTTCATCTACTGGAAAATCAAAACTGCAAACTGGAGAAGCTACA gTTGTCTGAAAGCAGCATTAGAGAAGCAGGATTTTATCTTCTGGTatcagctctgaaatcaaaccccTCACATATGAGAGAACTAGATCTGAGTGCAAATGAACCAGGTGATGCAGGAGTGAGGGTGCTCTCTGATCTACTGAAGGATCCACACTGTAAACTTAAGACATTACA ACTATCTAACTGTACTATTGGGGAGGAAGGCTGTGCTTCTCTGGCTTTAGCTTTGAGATCAAACCCTTCGTACCTGAGGGAGTTTGACATCAGCTCAAACAAACCTCAAGATTCAGGAATAAAGCTGCTTTCCGATCTACTGGAGGATCCACAATGTAAACTACAGAAACTGAC gTTGCGTAACTGCAGTATTGAAGAGAAAGGTTGTTctgctctggcttcagctctaAAATCAAACCCTTCACACATGAGAGAGTTTGATCTCAGCTCAAACAACCCTCAAGACTCAGGAATGAAGCTTGTATCCAGTCTACTAGAGGATCCACAGTGTAAACTAGAGAAACTAAT GTTGCGTAACTGTAGTATTGAAGAGGAAGGTTGTTCTGCTCTGGCTTTGGCTTTGAGATCAAACCCCTCTCACCTGAGAGAACTAGACCTGAGCTTGAATAAACCTAGAAACTCAGTAAAACTCTTGTCTGATCTACTGGAGGATACAAATTGCAAACTGTCCCTAAA aCTCTAG